The genomic segment ACATCAATAAGATTTTAAGCTCCATTAATGGGATTGAAGATAATTCAAAAAATGTAGGAAAAGATTTTATCTTTTTTGCATTAAGTGGGTTTAATACGAGTGGTGAAAAGTATATTGACCAGGCAATTAAAAATGGAGCTAGGTATGTGGTAATTGACCAAAATTCAAATGTGGAGATTAAACGAGATAATGTAAAAATTATAAAAGTAGAAAATCCACGAAAATTTTTAAGTCAGATGTTATCTCTGTATTATAAGGAGAAGCCAGAAAATATAGTGGCTATAACTGGTACAAATGGAAAAACTTCTGTTGTAAATTTTTATCAACAAATATGCCATTTATTAGATTTTAAAAGTGCATCAATTGGTACATTAGGAGTTATTGATTCTGATAACCAATTTGAATCTAAGGGTGTTCCTAGCCTTACATCTCCATCTTCCATAGAATTAAATAAACTTTTGACAAAACTTAATGAAAAAAAAATTACTCATGTCGCACTTGAGGCATCTAGCCATGGTATATACCAACATAGAATTGATTACTTGAACTTCAAAGCGGTTGGATTTACAAATTTTTCACAAGATCATTTAGATTATCATAAAACACTAGAAGAGTATTTTAAGGCTAAATTACGAATTTTCAGTGAAGTTTTAGAAAGTGGCAAGTATGCCGTTTTAAATACTGATATTGATGAATTTGATATTCTTAACCGAACATGTAAAAATCGTGATATAAGAGTAATTGAATACGGAAAAAAAGCTAAGGATTTACAAATTTTAAGTAGTAGTGATAGTGAGTGGGAAGTGAAAGTTTTTGGAAAGATATATTCACTTGATTCAAAAATTAAAGGAGAATTTCAGCTATATAATATTTTATGCTCAATAGGTCTTGCTATAGCATGTGAATTGCCTATTAGTAGTGTTATGAACATAATAAATAGGCTGAAGGCAGCAAGAGGTCGTCTTGAGCTAGCAAGAAGTTATAATGGTGCAGAGGTATATATAGATTATGCGCATACTCCTGACTCTCTAAAAACTGTATTACAAACTCTAAGAAAAACGTGTGGGGGGAAGCTTCACGTGTTATTTGGTTGTGGTGGACAAAGAGATGTTGGTAAAAGAGGATTAATGGGTGATATTGCAAATGAACTTGCTGATTATGTAATTGTTACTGACGACAATCCTAGGGAAGAAAATGCTAACCTCATACGGCAACAAATTTTGAAATTTTGTCCCAAAGGAAAGGAAGTTGAGGGGAGAGCTAATGCAATTAAATTTGCCATGGACAACTTGAGAGATAATGATATTTTGGTTATCGCAGGTAAGGGGCATGAGGATTATCAACTCATAGGAAAAAATAAAATACACTTTAGCGATTTTGAAGAAGTTGCAAATTTTAATAAAAATATTAGGTAGGGTTAATACAATATATTATAATATAAAGATACAAACCACTACCCACTAGATTTATTACCTTAAGTGTTTATCAATATACAGCTTAGATCTATCTTTCATTCTGGCCCTCATCTATATCTTCTGAATCATTGATTATTTCCTGTTCTTCATTTTCTAATATGTCAAATACTGAATTTGTATCAATATCAAACGATTGTGGTAGTGATTCAATATTCTCGTTTAGCTTTGTATTTAATTGGCTATCAGTATAAATTGACTCAGAGGTGGTATCTTTAAAATTTTCAAGTATATATTTTTTACTTTCTATAAAATCCTTTTCCTCAGTTATATTACCTGTTTCTTGGTCAACATAATTTTTGCTAATCGAATTTGGCACTTCAAATTCTCGGTCTGGAATGAATTTTGAATTTTTAAAAAAATCAACAAAAATTGGTAATGCTACATTAGAACCTGTTGCATGTTTTCCCATGCTTTTAGGTATATCATAACCTACGAACACACCAACAGTTATGTCTGGTGTCATACCAATAAACCAGGTATCAAAACTATCATTTGTTGTTCCAGTTTTACCTGCAACAGTTCGTTGTAAAACCTTAGCTCTTTGAGCTGAACCTCTTTGTACAACCCCTTCTAACAGTGAAAGGGTTTGGTAATTAGTCCCATCATCAATTACTTTTTTACCAAGAAATCCAATTTCAGGGTCAGATTTTTGTTCATTTTTTTCGTTATGCATAGATGAAGAGATAGCATCATTATAATATATGTCTTTAGGTGAATATAATAATTCTCCGTAGCGATTATAGATACTGTCTATAAATTTTGGTTGTTTCATCACACCATTATTCGCAATACTTGCATATGCAGTAGTCATTTTTAGTAAAGTGGTTTCATATGCTCCCAGTGCAATGGAATAATTGGGTTTGATATTTGAATTATAAATTAGATATCTCTTCGCTACATCAGTGAGTTTTTCTAAGCCCATTCCCAATACTAATCTTAATGTAGACAGGTTTCTAGATTTTTCAAATGAAGTTCTTATTGTGATTAACCCGTAATATTTATCTGAATGATTTTTTGGTCTCCAAATGGGTAATCCTTTACCCAAATCTATCTCAAGTGGTTCATCTAAAACTAATGTATTAGGCGGTATGTTTTGCTCAAAAGCTGCAAGATATAGAAATGTTTTGAAAGCTGAGCCTGGTTGTCTTTGAGCTTGAATTACCCTATCAAATTTACTTTGCTTATAATCATAACCACCAACTAGTGCTAAAATTTTACCAGATATGTTTTCCATGACTACCATTCCACCATTAATTTCTGGTATTTGTTCTAATGCGTACTGTCCCTTAGTGACTTCATCAATCAATATGATATCTCCGATTTTAAATTTCTGCTTCAATTGAGTTGCCAAGGATATATTCTGATTTAATATCCACTCAAAGGATGATTTTGTTAGTTTAATTTCCTTTGAATTTTGTAATATCACATTAAGGCTGTCTTTATTTATTTTTGAAACAGCTCCAAGCAAATAGTTATCATGATAATTATCATTGGCGATCTTTTTTAAATTTGCAGCAACATCATTATTAATCTCAATTTTTGCTAATGCGCCTCTCCAACCTCTTTTTTTATCATAATTTTTTAATCCATTCTTTAATGAATTTTGCGCATTGACCTGCAAGTCTAAATTAATATTAGTATTGACTATTAATCCTTTTGAATAAACACTCCTCTCATCAAATAAATCAATTAATTCTGATTTGACAGCGCCTGTGTAATAATTTTCATACTTATTATTTCTGATGGGAGAGTCACTTAATTGTATTGGAGAATTTATTGCCGCTACTCTTTCTTTAAAGGATATAAAGCCCTCTTCCTCCATTCTTTGTATTGCCCAATTTCTACGTTGTAAAGCTCGGTCATAATTTTTATACGGGTTTAAGGTAGAAGGAGCTTTCGGTAATGAGGCGAGTAATGCAGCTTCTTCAATATTAATATCAGCTAGATTTTTGCCGAAATAATTATGGGAAGCAACATAAATTCCATAGGAATGGTGCCCTAAGTATATTTGATTTAAGTATATTTCTAATATTTTTTCTTTAGTAAATGCCTTGCTAACTCTATATGCTAAAATCGCTTCCTTTAACTTTCTAACAAAGCTTCTTTCATTAGTTAGGAAAAATCCTTTGACTACCTGTTGGGTAATAGTGGAACCGCCTACTAGCCTTTTGTTTCTTCCAATATTTAAAATATTTTGTATGGATGCTCGTAAAATGCTAGTTAAATCTATTCCTTGATGTTCAAAAAAATTCTTGTCTTCAGCAGCAATAAAAGCATTTATAATAATTTTTGGCACATCATCATACCTGACATATACTCTTTTTTCCAATGCGTATTCATCTAAGATTTCGCCATTTGAATCATATAATCTAGTTATTCCTGAAGGCATATAATTTGCAAGCTCCTCGTAATCTGGGATATCTTGAAAAAAACTGGCAAATAATAATAGACTTAAAAATCCAAGTGCAGTTACAAATGCCAAAAAGATAGAAAATATAAAAAAAATTTTATTGGTAAATTTACTCATCAAAAAATATAAATACTCTAGTGTATGTTTTTACCATTTCTTTTTTAATTTTAAAGGAAAATTTGATTTTAGTGAAATTTAATTTTTACACTTCTAGCGCATCCTAATGAGTAGTGGGAAGGTTTGCTTGATGATAAGGATGCGCTAAATGTATAGCCACCCTTCAACAATCCTTCTTTAAGCTAGCATATATAAACCCTATGTGCAACCAATAGTTTTACTTTCTACTATAAGAGGTGCAATTTATCCTCAAGCACCTATACCACCTTTACCAGAACCAATTTGGTTTTCCTTCTCTATTTCTGTTTTAGTATGTGGCCCAAGTATAGGCTTTTTTTCGTGGCTGAGTATCACTGTCTGATCCTTTTTTATTGGTTTATCAAGCTCTTCTTCAGATTTAACAGTGCCTTGTGTAGAGCTATTTGCTTTTTCTACAGTATCTTTGTCAGGAGTATATGCTGTTAACCTTTGTACTCCAAAATATGCCGAATAAGCAATTGCGCCAATTAAAGTAATTGGCAATGTTATGACTGCCACTAATGCAATAGCTACCTTAGTAAGTAAATTTTTCACTTTTTCTCCAGTGCTTTTTGGAGTTTTTATTTTATTAAAACTTGCAGTATTTTCAATTAATTCACCAAGTATATTTCCCTCAGATAAAGCAGTTTTGGAGTCTGATTTTACTCCATGGCATCCTGGTGTTCCTCCATTTAATGAAGCTAATTCTTGAGTATGCCCTCCTTTAATTTGTGTCTTTAGATTATCTTTTGCCTGCTGCTCACTTAACCCTAGTTTTTCACTCACTGCTTTATTTGTGGCATCAGTTAAACTTATACCAGTTCTATCTTTACCACTTGCGCAATGTATATTTACTTTTCCAATGTTGATATCTGGAATAAGTGTTTTAACTGCACCCTTTTCATTATTACATGCAAAATCTACAGCAATCATAGAGCTTACAAGTTTTAAATTTTGATTTTCACTATCAAGAATGGAATGAGTGCTAACAATCATGCTTTTTGCTTCAATTGCATTTTTTAAAGCATTTTTTAAATTTGGATTATCCTTTATAGCTTCTACTTGCTGCAATGCTAAATCTTTATTTTTACCATTTATTAGATAATTCGAAATATCCTGAAATCCAGCCTTATCTTTAAGAGCAACTCCTAATTTGATTAAATTTTTATCAAAACCATGGTTATCATTATCTGCTATACGTCTCATAGCATTAAAAGGTGTGACGGCACATGAGCCTTTTTTATTTGCCACTTGTGCTTTTTGGATTAAATCTGGTGCATCCCTATCAATTTTATTTAGAAAATTTGGTATACCATTTGCAATTTGTGGAGAATTTAAAGCATTATCTGTGATTTCACTGCCATCAGGTATAAATGTATCTAATTGGTTAAGATTTTCTTTTGTTTGTTCAAGTCTGTCTCTCTTACCATGAAATGATGGAGTTCCAGTATGTAGCACCTCAAGTACTTGCTCCATATTTTGCCCATTCATATCTGAAACAAATACGGATTTTTCATAAGCATTTCTAAGTCCTGCAAGTTTTTCTCTGGTTTGAGTCGGCAACATTACATTGCCACTTGCTATTTTTTCGGCATAATTTTTTACCAATGCTTTATCAAAAGCACTCAGATCATCATACCAATCAATTTCTAAAACTTGACCTGGTTCTGAATTATGAATCTTATTATATTGTTCTTTTTGAATATCTGTAAGCCCAAGGAGCATGTTATCTGATTCAACAACTAATTTATCCTCGCCAGCACCGTCCTTCTGTTTAGTTAAAGTTGATACATGAAATTGGCGATTATCCATAGATACAAAATCTTTTGCAGAAGTTAACTTTGCTTTTGCACCAGATATCCCTGCATCTTCTAATAACTGAAGAACCTCGGCATTAAACTCTTTTATATCTATTGAATTGCCACTTGTTATTTTATCTAATTGTGCTGTTAGTAAAGTAGAGATTTTACCATTTTGGTCTTTTCCTTCTATCTCTAAAACTTTTTGCGCTCCAATCAACAAATTAACGGATTGAATTGTAAAAGAAATTTGCTGAGCTGTTTCAGTATTTATCTCTGCAGTGTCTTGATTGGTACAATCCCTAATTAAGTCAAAACTCCCATCTTCTTTTTTATACTGTTTCCACGTAATACCTAATGCTAAATCACGCAGCTCTTCAAGGTTTAAAATTAAATCTGCTCCTAATAATACAGGCTCTTCAGTAATTTGTGTTACTAACTCCTTATAACGCTCTTTAGCATCAATCTGCTCACTGCCACTAACATATGTATTTACATTTTCTACAGTACCTTTTTTATTTGCAATAAGTCTTTCATAATTGGTTGGCATAGTCATCTTTAAGCATTTTAGTTAACTTTAAAATATATAAAATTTTGCATAATGGAAAGATAATTTTTTTTATATAAAATATTAGAGCACTATGTCTATAATATGCCCATAAATATTTACTAAAAGTTTTTTTGTGATGTTTTTGAGTGTAATTCAAAAAAATGAAAGCTTAGCCGTACGGCATGGTATAAATATGGATGGTAGAAGCAAGTTAGAAATGGGCACCAAACTTTATAAGTTAATAATGCCCACTACATAAAACGTCTTATTCACAAGTAAATTAGCTGCTTAACCTACTTGCCGCCTATGCCGGTACCTTTACTTGTTGCACGAGCCTCTCTTACCTTATCAGCATATGATTGTTTCTCTTGAGTAGCGCCTTCGTTTCTCTCAGATTTCAATGCATTGCCCTTCCTTGAGTTAAGATGTGATTCAGTATCTAAACTAGATCTGCTATTAACATTAAAAACATCTTTTTTGAAATCAGCTTTATCCTTTACTCCATCCATATAATTTGAGACACTCTCTCTTGACTTCGCCTTGTCTTCTAACCCTTTTTGTTGTTCTTGTAGGTCAGCAAGAACACTTGCTTGGTGTTTTTGTGCGGAAGCAATAGTTTTTGGATCATAACCTTCTAAATCCATTAATGTAAACTCTTTACTTTTAGCGATGACTTGATTAGTCACTTCCTTAGATTCAACTAACAGTTGACCTGCCATGTCACTAAATTTAGCGCCTATTGCACCAGAAATAGAACCTTTTACTTGTTGATATGCATCATCCATTGCAAGACCAGCTTTTTGCATTCCAATTCCCAAATTTGCAACACTACACTGCATATCAGTGCACAGATTTAAAACTCCTGTTTTCAAATCAACGTACTTATCATGCGCACCAATTTTTAGGTCATCCCATAATTTACCTAGGGAATCCATTGCCTTGCCCCACATCTCTGCAATTTTATCTCCAAACTCACTTATGTCACCTTTAAAATTTTCCCACTTTTGCCCAACAGTTTCTTTGAAGCTTGCCCATGCGGCAGACATTTTTTCCCCCATTTCACCAAACCACTTGCTTATAGCCTCCTTAGCAGCTTGAGCATGTTCTTTCGTCGAGGTGCCTGCTCTATTAAACGCATCAATCGTAGCATTCTTAGCATTTTCCAGTTTTTCCCATTGCTCAGCCCACCACTTTTCACTTTCTAAACCCTGAAGTTCTTTAAAAGCGTCTAATAGATTAGTTTGTTTACTTGCAAGTTTTTCAACAAGACTCTCATTGAAGTCTACTATTCTTAAATTTACTGCATCCACTTGTGCATTCATGATAAACACTCCCGTTTTTATTGTTACTCTACTCAAATGGTAATCAGATAATTTACTCCGTTTCAAGCAATATTTTTGAATTAGCTAAAAAATATTTTACTTTAAGGCAAATTATAAGATTTTTTCAAAAAAAAATTAAAAGATTGAGTGCTGCTTTTTATACCAATCACCAAAAATAAGTTGACAGATAAATCAGTATTTTAGAAGATTTTTTTATAGCATTTGAGCCTAATGTATCTGGATACATGGCGAAGATGGTATGAGAAAATAACAAAAAAGACTAAATTTAAATGTTAAGTTATTTTTGGTGATTGATATTATTTAACTTTTGCTTAAATTTGCTGCAAATCGTTAAATATTTCTTTAGCAATATTAGAAACATTACCAGCTCCCATAAAAATAATGTAATCACCTGGACTGCACAATTCATTAATTTTATTTTTAATTTCAATTTTGTCTTTGCAATAAAAAGCCACAATATTGCTCTTTATATCTTCTGTAAATGTTTCAGAAGTAATGTTATTTATCGGATTTTCTCCTGCAGAATAGATATCCAAAACTATTAGGAAATCAGCTTGCTTAAATGATGATAAAAATTGCTGATATAGCTCTTTAAACCTAGAATATCTATGTGGTTGAAAAACAGCTACAACTTTTCCTTTGCTTCTGCTTGAGTGCTCTCTTGCCATACTTAAAGTGGCTTTTATTTCATTTGGATGATGCGCATAATCATCTATTAATGTGATATCGTTAACTTTACCTATAACTGAAAATCTTCTTTGAACACCTTCATTAAATTGTAATGCATTGTGTAAGGCCTCTATTTTTCCACCTTTAAATAGGTAGACTATAATGCCAGCCAAAGCATTTAAAACATTATGTTTGCCGTAATTTTTAATAAGTAGCCCTTTTATTTTATTAATTTGTAAAGATAATGCTTTTTGGCATTTTTCTGATAGGGCAATGTCAAATTTTATTCCTTCGCTGGTAGTTTGTAGATTTATGGCTCTTAGGTCAGAACTTGCTGAATCAATTCCATACGAAATGTATTTGCTATTGTGAATATAATTTTTATTAATGACTTTTAAATTTTCACAATCATCACAAACAATCACCAAATCTTTTAGTAAAGACTTATCGATAAAAAGTTTGTAAACGTTGATAATGTTTTGAAGGCTGCCGTAATAGTCTAAATGTTCATTATCAACATTGGTTATCACACTGATGTTTGTGGGCAAAACCATAAACGTACCATCTGACTCATCCGCTTCAACAACATTAATGGCATCACTTCCTTTAAACACATTAGAGTTTATTGAATTGATTATCCCTCCGCATATCACTGTTGGGTCAAAATTTGCTGCTTTCAACATCGAGTATACTAGGCAAGTGGTTGAAGTTTTACCATGTGCCCCAGTGATGCATACGTTGTAACCTGATAAAAGTATATTAGAGAGCAATTCTGCGCGAGATATTACAGTGATGGCTTTGTTTTTCGCTTCCTTAATTTCAACATTGTCATTTTTTATTGCTGAGGATTTTACTACTAAAGAACAGCCCCAAATATTTTCAGCGTTATGGTTAGTAAAGACTTTTATTCCTAATTTTCTAAGTTCTGTTACTTGGAAGTTTTCACTTAAATCGGAGCCTTGGACTTTTATATTATCTTGGTGAAGTAATTTTGCCAAACCACTCATACCAATACCGCCTATACCTACAATGTGAATGGGGTTTTGGTAATCTAATTTTAAATGACCCAGATTCATTTATTACATATGTTTAAAAAAGTTCTTAAATTTTGATGTATTCCTATTGTTCGGATTTTTTAAAAGTATGTCGTATGATTTGCGATACCATATGCTACTTGGGTAATTATAACCTAATACTGACGCATACCTAGTGGCCTCATCTTTTACACCAAAAATATAATATACCTCAACTAATCTGTATAAAGCTTCTGGGGTGAATATGCTTGTTTGATATTTTTCTATAACATTTTTAAATCTGTTGACTGATGAAATTGGTTTATGAACACGTAAATAAAATCTTCCAATATCCATTTCTTTACCTGCAAGTACATTATCGATATATTCCACTTTCCATTTTGCATCATGAGCATATTTTGTATTGGGGAATAGATTGATAAGCATCTCAAAGTCTTTTTTTGCGTCAATGGCAAATTGTTGATCTCTCCCAACGTCCATCATCTGATTATAATTAGACATTCCTTTGATGTAATACATATACGATGCATTTTTATCTATTGGGAATTGGTGCAAAAAATCATCAACAGTAAGGATTGCATCAGTATAATTGTCATCCGAGTAATACGAATATGCTTTTAGAACCAGTGCATCAGAATAATGCTCAGATGCTGGATATTCATTTTCTAGTTTTGTTAGGGTTTTTACTGCTTTTTTATAATCTTCAGCTTTTACTTCTTTTGTGCTTTGGTCATATAATTGCCTATCGCCTATATTTTCATCCAGAGTACTATCTTTTTTAGCGCCACCGCAGTTAGCCATTAAAAAAATAATAAGTGCTAAAGTTCCAAATTTTAAAATTTTCATAATTATTTATATTCTCGAAGTCATCATGTTCTTAATTTTACTTATAGCCTTTGCTGGATTAAGTCCCTTAGGGCAAGTTTTTGTGCAATTCATTATGGTGTGGCACCTATATAATTTAAAATCATCCTCAAGCTCATCTAATCTTTCTTTAGTATTTTCGTCCCTACTATCTATTATCCACCTATATGCTTGTAATAAAATTGCTGGACCAAGATATTTATCTCCATTCCACCAATAACTTGGGCAACTTGTTGAGCAACAGGCGCACAATATGCACTCATACAGCCCATCCAGTTTATCACGTTCCTCTGGAGACTGCAATCTTTCTTTACCCTTTACATGCACGCTGTCAGTTTGTATCCAAGGTTTTATAGATTTTAACTGAGTATAAAATAAATTCAAATCTGGTACTAAATCTTTGACCACATTCATATGTGGCAAGGGATAAATTTTGACTGCTCCTTTTATTGAATCTATTGGCTTTAAGCAGGCTAGGGTGTTTGTTCCATCTATATTCATAGCACAGCTACCGCAGATTCCCTCTCTACATGATCTTCTGAATGTTAGTGTACTATCAACTTCATTTTTTATTTTTATCAATGCATCAAGGACCATTGCGCCGCATTTATCCATATCTATTTCAAATTTATCAACCCTGGGATTGGAACCTAACTCTGGTTCATATCTATAAATTTCAAATGATTTTGTGTTGTTATTTTTTGAACTTTGTTTATGTACCTTACCTTTTATAATCTTAGAATTTTTTGGCAATGTAAATTCAACCATACTAACCTAGGCTACACTTATTTGAATTAAATTAACATTAATAAAATCTTTTGGCAATAACTGAAGGAGGATGACATAGCACAAAATATTATTTAAATTAAGAAAATAAATGTGATTTTATCGAATATCATTTTCGTACAATAAAGTTAAATTATGAAAATAAATAACCCTGCAAATAATTCACACCTTCATCAGCAAGAAATTTGGCTGTACTCTCTTTTTCTACATGCTCTGCAATAATCTCAAGATTTAAACTTTTTGCAAATCCTATAAGAGTTCTTAAAACCAGTATATTATCTTTTTTATCAGGTAGATCTTTTATATAATCTCCTCCTATTTTTATATTATCAACACGTATATTTTTAAGTTGAGAAAAGGAACTATAACCAGAGCCAAAATCATCTATAGAAATTTTGCATCCAAGTTCTCGCAATAATTTTATAAAAAAATTTGCTGCTTTAAGGTTTGTTATAACGGCTGTTTCAGTTATTTCAACAGTTAAGCGGTGATGTAAATCTTTTTTATAAAACAGCTGCTGAGCAAGCTTAATCCATTCTAGATCAGTAATAGTCATTCCAGAGATGTTAATATGTAGTTTTAATTTAGCATCATTTTCAAGATTTTTTACTGCTGTTAGTAAAGTAAATTGATCGATACGTCCGATTACTCCATATTCTTCAGCAGCCTGAATATGCGAATATCCAGATAACCTATGCCCTTTCTTGTCAACCAATCTTAAAAGACATTCATAAAATACGTTTTGCCTTGTTTTACTATCAACAATTGGCTGAAAATCGAAGGCGACTTTATTATTTTCCAAAGCCTCTAAATAATTTGCTAAAAGATCTGAATTGTTTACATGTTTTTGAATAGCATCAAGTGATTCTCTATAGAAGCTATATATCTTTTTACCA from the Candidatus Bandiella numerosa genome contains:
- a CDS encoding UDP-N-acetylmuramoyl-L-alanyl-D-glutamate--2,6-diaminopimelate ligase, whose amino-acid sequence is MDINKILSSINGIEDNSKNVGKDFIFFALSGFNTSGEKYIDQAIKNGARYVVIDQNSNVEIKRDNVKIIKVENPRKFLSQMLSLYYKEKPENIVAITGTNGKTSVVNFYQQICHLLDFKSASIGTLGVIDSDNQFESKGVPSLTSPSSIELNKLLTKLNEKKITHVALEASSHGIYQHRIDYLNFKAVGFTNFSQDHLDYHKTLEEYFKAKLRIFSEVLESGKYAVLNTDIDEFDILNRTCKNRDIRVIEYGKKAKDLQILSSSDSEWEVKVFGKIYSLDSKIKGEFQLYNILCSIGLAIACELPISSVMNIINRLKAARGRLELARSYNGAEVYIDYAHTPDSLKTVLQTLRKTCGGKLHVLFGCGGQRDVGKRGLMGDIANELADYVIVTDDNPREENANLIRQQILKFCPKGKEVEGRANAIKFAMDNLRDNDILVIAGKGHEDYQLIGKNKIHFSDFEEVANFNKNIR
- a CDS encoding penicillin-binding protein 1A, with protein sequence MSKFTNKIFFIFSIFLAFVTALGFLSLLLFASFFQDIPDYEELANYMPSGITRLYDSNGEILDEYALEKRVYVRYDDVPKIIINAFIAAEDKNFFEHQGIDLTSILRASIQNILNIGRNKRLVGGSTITQQVVKGFFLTNERSFVRKLKEAILAYRVSKAFTKEKILEIYLNQIYLGHHSYGIYVASHNYFGKNLADINIEEAALLASLPKAPSTLNPYKNYDRALQRRNWAIQRMEEEGFISFKERVAAINSPIQLSDSPIRNNKYENYYTGAVKSELIDLFDERSVYSKGLIVNTNINLDLQVNAQNSLKNGLKNYDKKRGWRGALAKIEINNDVAANLKKIANDNYHDNYLLGAVSKINKDSLNVILQNSKEIKLTKSSFEWILNQNISLATQLKQKFKIGDIILIDEVTKGQYALEQIPEINGGMVVMENISGKILALVGGYDYKQSKFDRVIQAQRQPGSAFKTFLYLAAFEQNIPPNTLVLDEPLEIDLGKGLPIWRPKNHSDKYYGLITIRTSFEKSRNLSTLRLVLGMGLEKLTDVAKRYLIYNSNIKPNYSIALGAYETTLLKMTTAYASIANNGVMKQPKFIDSIYNRYGELLYSPKDIYYNDAISSSMHNEKNEQKSDPEIGFLGKKVIDDGTNYQTLSLLEGVVQRGSAQRAKVLQRTVAGKTGTTNDSFDTWFIGMTPDITVGVFVGYDIPKSMGKHATGSNVALPIFVDFFKNSKFIPDREFEVPNSISKNYVDQETGNITEEKDFIESKKYILENFKDTTSESIYTDSQLNTKLNENIESLPQSFDIDTNSVFDILENEEQEIINDSEDIDEGQNER
- the murC gene encoding UDP-N-acetylmuramate--L-alanine ligase, with protein sequence MNLGHLKLDYQNPIHIVGIGGIGMSGLAKLLHQDNIKVQGSDLSENFQVTELRKLGIKVFTNHNAENIWGCSLVVKSSAIKNDNVEIKEAKNKAITVISRAELLSNILLSGYNVCITGAHGKTSTTCLVYSMLKAANFDPTVICGGIINSINSNVFKGSDAINVVEADESDGTFMVLPTNISVITNVDNEHLDYYGSLQNIINVYKLFIDKSLLKDLVIVCDDCENLKVINKNYIHNSKYISYGIDSASSDLRAINLQTTSEGIKFDIALSEKCQKALSLQINKIKGLLIKNYGKHNVLNALAGIIVYLFKGGKIEALHNALQFNEGVQRRFSVIGKVNDITLIDDYAHHPNEIKATLSMAREHSSRSKGKVVAVFQPHRYSRFKELYQQFLSSFKQADFLIVLDIYSAGENPINNITSETFTEDIKSNIVAFYCKDKIEIKNKINELCSPGDYIIFMGAGNVSNIAKEIFNDLQQI
- a CDS encoding outer membrane protein assembly factor BamD, coding for MKILKFGTLALIIFLMANCGGAKKDSTLDENIGDRQLYDQSTKEVKAEDYKKAVKTLTKLENEYPASEHYSDALVLKAYSYYSDDNYTDAILTVDDFLHQFPIDKNASYMYYIKGMSNYNQMMDVGRDQQFAIDAKKDFEMLINLFPNTKYAHDAKWKVEYIDNVLAGKEMDIGRFYLRVHKPISSVNRFKNVIEKYQTSIFTPEALYRLVEVYYIFGVKDEATRYASVLGYNYPSSIWYRKSYDILLKNPNNRNTSKFKNFFKHM
- a CDS encoding succinate dehydrogenase iron-sulfur subunit — encoded protein: MVEFTLPKNSKIIKGKVHKQSSKNNNTKSFEIYRYEPELGSNPRVDKFEIDMDKCGAMVLDALIKIKNEVDSTLTFRRSCREGICGSCAMNIDGTNTLACLKPIDSIKGAVKIYPLPHMNVVKDLVPDLNLFYTQLKSIKPWIQTDSVHVKGKERLQSPEERDKLDGLYECILCACCSTSCPSYWWNGDKYLGPAILLQAYRWIIDSRDENTKERLDELEDDFKLYRCHTIMNCTKTCPKGLNPAKAISKIKNMMTSRI
- a CDS encoding EAL domain-containing protein; the encoded protein is MHKVLDRVLNKIKIFYNLNGTKELYVGVLLAENFSIVEQNFGDLMSNVLDRVVSDAFQIYNQDPYFLEKISYNSYIFTLINKNHKFIARLIENIVNYINLRKHFSATQNIYFLLRVGLAEHTNNEDIKRTFNKAQVSLFECSSGKKIYSFYRESLDAIQKHVNNSDLLANYLEALENNKVAFDFQPIVDSKTRQNVFYECLLRLVDKKGHRLSGYSHIQAAEEYGVIGRIDQFTLLTAVKNLENDAKLKLHINISGMTITDLEWIKLAQQLFYKKDLHHRLTVEITETAVITNLKAANFFIKLLRELGCKISIDDFGSGYSSFSQLKNIRVDNIKIGGDYIKDLPDKKDNILVLRTLIGFAKSLNLEIIAEHVEKESTAKFLADEGVNYLQGYLFS